In Solidesulfovibrio carbinoliphilus subsp. oakridgensis, the sequence GTCAAGCCGGCCATCGACCCGTACAGCGCGGTCAAAGACGCCTACATCCAGTACCGCCGCAACGCGGTCTCGCAGTAACCTGCCTCCCGCCGCCGCCGCGCCCCGCGCGGCGGCGGTTTTTCATGCCGGACGACGCACAACCAATTTCTCCCGGCCCCGCCGCCACCGCCTGCCGCCTGCCCCTGTGTCCGGACGCCCTGGCCCTTTACGCCAGCTACCGCAACCACCGGTTTTCCCGCCACGCCCACGAGGGCTACGCCCTTGGCGTCATCGAGGCCGGGGCCCTGGCCTTCCGCTACCGGGGAAGCCGGCTGGTGGCTCCGGCCGGGGCCGTCAACCTGGTCCAGCCCGGCGTGCCCCACGACGGCGAACCGGCCGGGGACGACGGGTGGCGCTACCGCATGCTCTACCTGCCGGCCGCCCTCCTCTCCATGGTGCTGCCGGACGGGGCCCCGCTCCCCCATTTCCGGCCCGGGGTCATCGAGGACCCGCTGCTCGCCGCCCGCGTGGCCGACACCCACCGCCTGCTCATGGACGCCGCAGCCAGCCAGCTCGCCCGGGAAACCGCCCTGCTCGCGCTCCTCGCTCTGTGGACCGGGCGGCACGCCGACGACCGGCCGGCCTCGCCGCCGGTCGGGCCGGAACCCCGGGCCGTGCGGCTTGTCCTCGATCTCCTGGCCGCCCGGTTCGCCGAGAACCTGAGCCTCCACGACCTGGCCCGGGAGGCCGGGCTTTCCCCGTGGCACCTGTCCCGGGTCGTGGCCCGCCACACCGGCCTTTCGCCCCACGCCCACCAGCGCGAGTGCCGGCTGCGGGCGGCCCGGCGCGCCCTGGCCGGGCCGGACCGGCTGGCCGACATCGCGGCCATGGCCGGCTTTGCCGACCAGAGCCACCTGACCCGGGCCTTTGCGGCCCGTTTCGGCCTGTCCCCCGGGGCCTACCGCAAGATCGTTCAAAACACCTCCGCCCTTCCCGGCTAGGCTTGGCCCGGTTGTTTCCAACGGAGGTGTCCCCATGCCGTCACGCGCCAAAGCCGTGGCCGCCCTGGTTGCGGCCATGGTCCTGGTCGGATCGTCGGTGGCCGTGGGCCGGGTGCTGGTCGCCGCCCTGCCGCTTTATTTCGCGTCCATGGTCCGGTTCGCCCTGGCCGCGGCCGTGCTGGCCCCCCTGGTCCTCCTGGTCGAGGGCCGCCTGCCGCGCCTGTCCCTGCGGACGCTGGCCCTCTTGTCCGCCCAGGCCCTTTGCGGCTCCTTTCTCTTCACGGTCTGTCTGCTGACCGGCCTGCGCCTGACCGGTGCGGCCGAGGCCGGGGTAGTGGCCGCGGCCACGCCGGCGGCCGTGGCCCTTCTGGGCCGGCTTTTTTTCCGCGACCGGCTGTCTGCCCGCTCCATGGCCGGCATTGCGGCCACCGTGGCCGGCATCGCCGTCCTTCAGGCCGGAAGCGGCCCGGGATCCGGCCCGTCGCCGCTCCTTGGCAACGGGCTGGTGCTTTGCGCCGTGGGATTCGAGGCGGTCTTCCTGCTCCTGCGCCGGGCCGTGGACCAGCCCCTGACGCCCCTTGGCGCGGCCTTGGCGGTCTCGGTCCTGGGGCTGGCCTTTTTCCTGCCGCCGGGCCTTTGGGAGGCGGCGGACCTGCCGGGCGCGGCCCTGACGCCGGCCGCCCTGGCCGCCCTGGCCTACTACGGCCTGGGTGTCACGGCCGCGGCCTACATGCTGTGGTTTTACGGCGTGGTGCGGGTGGACGCAGCCACGGCCGGGGTGGCCACCGGCGTCATGCCGGTGGCGGCCCTGGCCTTTGCGGCCGGACTGTGCGGGGAACGGGTCGGCTGGCCGGCACTTGGCGGCTGCGCCGGGGTGCTGGCCGGCATCCTGTGCCTGGCCCTCGGCGGGGAAGGAAAAAAGGCGGGGGCAACGGACCGGGCCGCCCTCCTGACGGAAGGACGGCCCGGCTCCGGATCAGGAACCGGCGCTCTTGGGCGGCGGCACGTACCCGTCCGGAAGCGGCGGGGCCGGCTCCACCACGGGCGGGGCGTAGCGGACCTTGCCCGGGGCCGGCTCCACGGCCCGGGGCGCGACCGGGGACTTGGCCGGAGCGGACGACGCTGCCGGCGCGGCCGGTGCGGCGGCCGGCTTGGCGGCGGGCTTGCCCGAGGGCTTGGCGGCCGGCGCGGAACCGGCCGGCCGTTCCTCGGCCAGACGGGGCTCGGTCACGCCGACGGCCAGCAGTTCGGCCTCGAGTTCGGCCCGGCTGCCTTCCTTGACGGCATAGACCCGGTAAAAGGCCTTGTTGTTGAGTTTGCCCGGCTCCATGCGCGCCCCGAAGCCCTTGCTCTCCAGGGAGGCCACCAGTTCCTTGGCCTTTTCCGGGTGGGCGAAGTTGCCGACCTGGAAGGTGAAGAGGGCCCGCTCGCCGGCGGCGGCCGGCGCGCCAGCGGGAGCGGCCGGGGGTGCCGGCGCGGCCTGGGACCCGGAAAGGGCCTCGGGCGCGGCCACGGCCGCTCCCGCCGGCTGGGGCGCCGGGGCCGGCGTCTCGGGCGCGACCGGAGCCGGGGTGAAGGGCTTTGGCGTATGGGCCTGGGGTCCGGCCGGGGCCGGAGCCACGACCGGCGGCGCGTAGGTCGAAGCCGGCGCGGCCGGTGGCGGCGCATAGGCCGGAGGCGGCGGCGCGTAGGCCGGGGCCGGCGGGGGCGGGGCCGGAGGCGGCGGGGGCGGCGCATAGGCCGGCGGCGGGGGCGGCGGCGGTGTCCGGGACCAGCCCGTGTCGCTTGGAGACTCCGGTGCCGGGTGGCCCAGGATCTCCTTTTCAAAAGACTTGTCCGCGGCGCATCCGGCAAGGCCCAGGGCCAGCAGGACCGACGCGGTGATCAGACGCCGCATAGGGCGACTCCTTTCTCGTGTGGGGTTGGCGGGGACGGACGGTCATCCCATTCCCACAAGCTTGCAGAGGGTTTCCTTGGCGCCGTGGAGCGCGTCCATGCCGGCGGCCAGCCCGTCGCGGTCCCCGGAACCGGCGGCCCGTTCCACGGCTGCGGCGGCGCGGCTCAGGGCCACGGCCCCGATGGTCGCGGCGGCGCTTTTGATGGTATGGGCGTGCAGGGCCACCTGCTTCAGGTCCCCGGCCCAGACGGCCTCGTCCAGAAGCGTGCGGCGCTCGGTCACCTCGTCCCAGATGCATTCGAACAGGCGGCCGAAGGCGGCCCGGCCGACCCCCATGCGCCGCCGGGCGGCTTCGGGATCGAACGCTTCGCCGCCCGTACCCGGCTCTTCGCCGGTGTCCGGCCTTCGCGCGCCGCAGGGGTACATTCCTTTCATGGAACCTCCGCACGGCAACGGCCGCGGGACACCCGGCCCCGGACCGGCTATTGCAAAAAGACCACTTCCGTGCCGACGTCGATCAATTTGGCCATGTCCTTGCCCTCGTCGTTTTGCATCCGGATGCAGCCGCTGGTCACGGGCCGACCGATGGACCCGGGATTGTTGTTGCCGTGGATGCGGTAGCCGTAGCCGTGGGACAGGATGATCTTGAACGGGCCCATGGGATTTTCCTTGACCCCGGGCTTGACCACTTCGGGCAGTTGCTTGCCCTTTTTGAGGGCCCGTTCCTTCATGGCCGGGGTCGGCCGCCACCAGGGCTCGAAGCTGATCCCGGTCACCACCCCCCAGCCTTGCGGTGCTTCCATGTCGCGGCCGGGCACGGCCACGGCGTAGCGCCTGGCCAGGTGCCGGGTCCCGTCGGGCAGGTTTTCATACAGATAGAGCGTGCGTTGCGAGAGCCGCACCTCGATGGAATACCGGTTCTTGCTGGCCAGAAACTCTGCCATCTGGTCGTCCGGCAGGCCCGGTTGGTAACGGGCCTCGCCGGATTTGGCCAGAGTGGCCAGATAAAGATCGAGCCCGCCGCCGTCGGCGACCGGCACGTAGGCCGGGCCCGCCACCGCCGGCACCGCCGCCATGGCCGTAACGACCGTCTTGTGCCCCGCCGCCTCCGGACGCCCGGCCACGGACGCGCACGGCAAAGCCGCCACCAAGCCAAAGACCAAGGCCACAACCATCCAACCCCGCATCGTCTTCCCCTCCCGGCGCGACCGGTCCCGGGCCTGCCCCCCGGCGTCCCGTCCAGACCCTTGCACCCGCTGTCTTCGCCCCCTCAGGCGGTCTTGTAGCGCACGAGCGGCCGGCGACGGCCGGTCGGGCGCAAAAATTCCACATCCGGCCGGCCCAGGGCGACCACGGCATGGACGGCCTCGCCTTTGGGCAGTCCTATGGCCGCCGCCACCCGCCGGTCGTGGCGCAAGGCCTCCACGGCGTAGCCGATAAGGCAGGTGCCAAGGCCCATGGTGTGGGCGGCGAGCAGCATGTTCTGGGCGGCCAGGAGCGCGTCCTCGGCCGGACAGCTGGCCCCGGGCCGCGAGCCGATGACCACCGCCGCCGTGGCTCCGTGGAAAAGCCGATCCGTCCGGTCCCGGTCCCACTCGGCCAACGCCGCCGCGACCGACGGGTAGTGGTCCCGGTAATAGTCGGCAAGCTCCCGCCGGCCGATGAGGGCCAGTCCCTTTCGCACATAGGGTCTGGCCGCAAGCGCGTTCACCCGCCGGAAAAATTCGGCCACCGCCTCGCCAAGGCTCATGACCGCCGCCCGCGAGGTCAGGACCGTGAAGGTCCAGGCCTGGGAATTGGTGCCGGACGGAGCCGTGACGGCGGCCCGGACCAAATCCTCGAGCATGGGGCCGGGCACGGCTTCGCCGGTGTAGCGCCGGCAGGAGCGCCGCGACCGTAGCAGGTCGACGAGCATGGCCGGAGAAAAGCCGCCGGGCGGCACGATCTGTCCGGTCGGAGCGATGGTGGAGAAGGAGGCTGCCCAGTCGTCGCCGGGAAGTGTCACCGCCCCGGCCGGGCACACGGCCTCGCAGTGGCCGCAGCCGATGCACCCCGTCTGGCGGGCCACCAGCCGCCCGCCCGCAAAGGCCAGGACGCCCGACGGGCAAAGGGCCACGCAGGCCCCGCAGCCCTGGCAGGCCTCGGCGTCGATCCTCGGTGCGATTGCTTCCATGCCGTCCCCCGGGCGGCGGCGCCCGTCAATTCAGGCGGCCGGCCGGCCGCCTGGTCTGGCTGGGCCGGTCCGCGCCGTCGGCCAGGGTCGGTTCGGCCCGGGCCAGACGTCTTGCCGCCACGAACCACCGTTCGTAGTCCGTGCCGGCCAGACGGTCAACGCCCACACCGCCCCGGCGGGGGCTTGAATGGAGCATCTTGCCGCCGCCAAGATAGATGCCGACGTGGCTGATGCCGACATTCGGGTCCGTGGCGAAAAAAAGCAGGTCCCCGGGCACAAGCTCCGTGGCCCCGACCGGTGTGCCAAGCCCGGCCTGCAGCCGGCTCTGGCGCGGCAGATCCACGCCGCACTTGGCGAAGACGGCCTTGGTCAGGCCCGAGCAGTCGATGCCCGAGGCCGTGTCCCCGCCCAGCCGGTAGGGCGCGCCGAAGTACGGCTCGGCCAGGCGCATGATCCGTTCGCCACGCTCGGGGATTGGCCCGAGATCGGCCGGCATGGCGGCCACGGGCAGGCGCGGCGGCGGCCCGCCCATGGCGTCCTGTTGGCGCAGGGCCCGCATGACGGCGTCGTGGTCGGCGTTCCCCTCGTAGAGGGGCTTGTAGAATTCGTTGACCTTGCGCGAACTGGTGTGGAGCATGCCGAGGCTGTCCTCGTAGCCGTAGATGGTCCGGGCCCCGGCCGGCGCGGCCGGACAGGCCAGGGCAGCCAGGAGCGTCCCCCAGAGGATGCTTCGCCAGGAAACGGAAAAAAATCGGACTGTCATTCGCCGCCCTCGTAGGTGATGCTGCGGGAATCGCCGATGCGCGTGGTTTTGACGCATTCCCGACGGAAGGCGCACAGTTCCTGGCCGCACCGGTCGTGCACGCCCCAGGCGAAACACGGGGCAAACCCCTCGCCCTGCTGCACGGCCCGCACAGCGTCAATAGTGGTCAGGCCGGAAACGTCAAGGCCGAGCTCCCGGGCCTTGGCCTTCAACTCGCGCACGTCCAGGCCCATGGGCCCGTAAAAGGCCTCCCGGCACAGCCCCGCCTCGGGCGTGTCGAACAGGCGCATGACGACCATGGCCCCGCCGCCCTCGGCGTCACGCAGCTCGATCTCGCCGTTGTGTTCGAGCACGGCCTTGCGGGCAAGCGTCAGGCCGATGCCCGCCCCCCGGGCCTTGGTGGTGAAAAACGGATCGAACACGAACGGCAGCAGGTCGCGCCGCACGCCCGGCCCGTCATCCACGATGCGAAGAACCACCCCGTCCTCGCGCCGGGTCAGGGACAGGGTCACCCGCACGGTGTCGTGGCCGGAAAATTCCACGGCATTGAGCAGGATCTCCTGCAACGCCTGGGCCAGGAGCGTCCTGTCGGCCACGATCTCGGCCTCCTCCAGGCACCGGGAGCACTCCAGGCGCTTGTGCAGGGCCACGGCCGCCTCTTCGGCCCGGCCCGCGGCCTCTTCCGCCAGTTCCGACAGATTGACGGCCAGCAGGCGGGGCTGGGGCAGGGAGGCCAGACGCACCACCGCCCCGACCAGCTCTTCCAGGCGCCGGGCCTCCTGGAAGATGATGTCCGGATATTCGGTCTGCAGGTGGCGGTCCTTGTGTTCGCGAAGGAGTTTCAGGGCGAAGCCGCCGATGGCGGCGGCGGGATTGCGGATCTGGTGGGCGACCGAGAGGGCCAGATTATTGAGGCTCTCGATCATGTCGTACTGGAGGCGGTTTTTTTCGCGCAGGATGGCCGTCTCCCGCTCGCGGCTGCGGTAGAGGGCCGTCACGTCGTCGATGAGCAGGGTGACGCCGACCCGCTTGCCGCCGATTTCCGGGCAGGAGGCGGTCATGGAGAACCGCCGGGGCTCGCCGTCCGGGCGCAGGTAGTCGGTCAGGCAGTGGCGGAAGGCCCGGCCGGACTCCACGGCCTCGGCCAGGTTGCGGTTGAACTGCTCGTTGGCCGGCTCCGGCCGCACGAGCCTCCTCCAGCCGTGGCCTTCCAGGGAATCCGGCGACAGGCCGAGGAGCACCCCGGCTGAAGGGCTGGCCACCATGACGTCCCCTTTCGGGCCGATGACCAACAGCCCGACCGGAAGCGCCTTGATGACGTTTTGAACCAGTATCTGTCTGACGCTTGGCATGGCGAATCCGGCCGCCAAAGCGGCCCCTCCGCCCGCCCGGCCGACCCGCTCCCGTCGCGGGCCGACCGGGAAGGAAACGACTTACGGTGTTTTCGTCTGGGCCGCCGCCTTGGGATCCTTGGCGATGGCCACGTATTCCTCAAGGGCCTCGAGGGGAACCGCGCCGCGCACCGGCGCGCCGTTGACGAGAAAGACCGGCGTGCCTTCGAAGCCGAAATTCCGGGCTTCCTTGACGTCGCTGTCGATCCGGTCGGCCAGGTCCTTGCGTTTCAAGTCCTCGGCCAGACGCTTCTGGTCGGCGCCGAGTTCCTTGGCCATGGCGGCCAGGGCTTCCTCGCCCTTTTCCGCCACGTCCTTTTGCCGGGAGAAGGCCATTTCCATGAAGGCCCAGGCCTTTTTCGGGTCCTGCAGGTTGAGGGCCTCGAAGTAGAGGGCCGCGCGGACGTCGTTTTTGCCGGTGGCGAAGTGCTTGAACACGAGGCGCACCTCGCCGGGATGCCGCTCCAGGAGCTTTTGCACGGTTCCGGCGGCCTGGGCGCAGAAGTGGCACAGGAAATCGGAATATTCCACAATGGTCACGGGGGCGTTTTGCGGCCCAAGCGAGGCGCGGCCGGGATCCATGGCCGGCTTCAGAGGCTTGGCCAGTTCGCTGGCGAAACGGGCGCGCTCGAGGGTCCGCTGCCGGGCCCGGGCCGCGTTCTCGATGATTTCAAGGACGGCCGGGCCTTGCTGGCGGATGGCGTCCAGGATGATTTCCGGGTGCTCCTGCAACACGGTCCGCATCCGGGCCACGTCGTCGTCGGCCAGGGCCGGACGGGCAAGGGAGGCGAGCAGCAGGGCGGCCGCCGTCAACGAATTCCATTTTCGCATGATTCCTCCAACCTTCCGCCAAGGCGGTCTTGATGCTGTCCGTCCATAGATCGTTTCGCCGCGTCTGTCACCCACGCCGCTTCCCACCCCGCGCGCCGGGCCGGGGCAGTCCCCGCTTCCCCTCCATCGACTCGGGCGGCCGGGGATGGTAGAGGCCGGCCATGGGATACCTGCTCCTCATGGCCGCCCTTGTCGCCTGCCTGCTGGCCTTTTGCCTGTCCGGCCGGAAAAGCCGGCCCGGCGGCACCTGACTGCCGGACGCCTGCCGCCGGCGGCGGCGCGGTCCCGAGGCGTGACGGCAACCGTCCGCAATCGATCCCAAGGAACCGACGTGACACGCACACCCTTCCCCGTATGGCCGCTCGCCGCCTGCCTGCTGGCCCTGCTCGCCGCCTGCTCCCGGCCCCCGGCCGACGACGCCGGCCGCAAGGCCCGGGTGGAAAAACTCTTCGCCGAGGCCCAAAAAGATTTCCCGGCCGCGCCCGGGATCGCCCCGGAAGAGGCCGTGGCCCTGTGGCGGCAGGGGCGGCTTTTGCCCCTCGACATCCGCACTCCGGCCGAACGGGCCGTGTCCGCCCTGCCCGGGGCCGTCACTGAAGAGGCCTTCCGGGCCGATCCGGCGCTCGCCGCCGGCAAGGTGGCCGTGGCCTACTGCACCATCGGCTACCGCAGCGGGCTTTTCGTCCAAAACCTCGGCCCGGGCCATCCGTCGGTGGCCAACCTGGCCGGCGGCATCCTCGGCTGGCTCCACGCCGGCGGCACGCTCACCGACCCGGCCGGCCGGCCGACCACCCGGGTCCACGTCTACGGCAGGGCCTGGGACCTGGCGCCGCTCGCCTACACCCCGGTCTGGTGAGGCGGCCGGCCATAGTAGCGCCGATAATAGGCCCGCCCCGTCGGATCGGCCCACCCCAGGCGACGGGCCATGAGGTAGCCGGCAAAAAGCCGCAGCACCCGGACCACCTTGGCCCCGAATCCGGGCCCTTCCCACCGCCGCCCCGAAACCGCCAGTCCGCCGCCCAAAAGAACCGTCTCGCCGGCCTCGCGAAGGCGCAAGGCCAGTTCCACGTCCTCCATGAGGGCCATGTCCGGAAAGCCGCCCCGGCCATCGAGGGCCTGGCGGCGGAAAAACTGGCCCTGGTCGCCGAAGCTGATGCCCGTCATCCGGGCGCGCCAGGCATTGAGGGCAACGAGCGCGGCCAGCCCCGGCCCTTTGCCGGCAAAGGCCATGCCGACCGCCCCGCCGGCCAGGGCGGGATGGGCATTGAAGGCCCGGACGATCCGGCCGGGCACGTCCTCCCGGCACACGGCGTCGGCATGGAGCACCAGCACGGCGTCGCCGCCGCAGGCCGCCACCCCGGCCGCGATCTGGCCGCCCCGGCCGCCCGCGGCCGCGACGACCTTCGCCCCGCCCGCCCGGGCCACGGCCACCGTGGCATCGGCAGAGCCGCCGTCGGCCACCACCACCGAAACGATCTCCCCGGCCGCGACCGCGCCGGCCAGGGAAGCCAGGCACGCCCCCAGGCGCGCCGCCTCGTTTCGGGCCGGCACCACCACGGACAGGCCGGCCACCGGCCCAAAGAGCGGCCCAGCCCCGGGCCCGGACACCCAGGGCCGGTACCAGCCCCAAACCACCAGTCCGGCCCAGGGCATCCAGGCCGCGGCCAGGGCCAGCCCCTCGCCGCCAAGCCCGGCCGGCCGCAGCCAGGCCGGAGCCGTGACCAGTCCCTGGCCGGCCAAAAGCCACCACACGGACCGGTCCGGCCGCACCAGCCACAAGGGAACAAGGGCCAGGAAATACCAGGGATAGGCCGAGGGCAGGCAGGCCAGGACCACGGCCATGGCGGCCAGGGGGCCGCGCCTTTGGTCCTGGACCGTCAGCCACACCCCGGCCAGGACCACCCCTCCCACGACCAGGGACACTGCTGGCGCGCCCCGGCCACAGAGCGGCTGGAGCAGGGCCACGACCGGACCGCCGTGGGACAGATAACCGGCAAAGGCGGCCAGCGAGGAAAAAAGCTGCCCCCCGGCCTCGGCGTACAGGCCGAAGAGGGCCAGGGGCACGAAGGCCGGCCACAGTTTGCCGACGTTTTTTCCATCAAGGAAAAAGGGGATCAAAACAAGGGCCGGGTACTTCACCATACCGGCCGCGCCCAGGCACAAAGATCCGAGCCCGTGGCGGCCCCGGGCGAAGGCCAAAAGACCAAGAGCCACCCCGAGTCCGACCAGGGCGTCCAGATGCCCCTCCCCGGCGGCCATGCCCAACGCCAAGGGATTGGCAGCCCACAAGAGCAGCAGGGAGGCCGGCAGGCCACGCCTGGCCAGGACCAGGGCCATGACCGCGCAGCCGGCCAGGTCCGCCAGCCCGGCCGCTGCCTTGAATCCAAGCGGCGTCGGGGAGAGGGCCGCCACCAGCCGGCAATAGAGCTCGGCCAGGGGCGGATAGGCGGCGGCGAGCTCCTTGTGGTTGACCCCGGGGAGGGCCGGCCGGGCCGCCTCCGGCAGCCGCTCGGCCAGTCCCGGCTCCCCCGGCGCGGTCAGGTACGGATTGCCTCCGGCCGCCTGCAGGACCCCTTCCACGATGTAGCGGTTGACGTCGGAATCGGCCGGCCAGGCCCAGACGAAAAGGAGCCGCAGGACCAGCCCGGCCGCC encodes:
- a CDS encoding AraC family transcriptional regulator, which translates into the protein MPDDAQPISPGPAATACRLPLCPDALALYASYRNHRFSRHAHEGYALGVIEAGALAFRYRGSRLVAPAGAVNLVQPGVPHDGEPAGDDGWRYRMLYLPAALLSMVLPDGAPLPHFRPGVIEDPLLAARVADTHRLLMDAAASQLARETALLALLALWTGRHADDRPASPPVGPEPRAVRLVLDLLAARFAENLSLHDLAREAGLSPWHLSRVVARHTGLSPHAHQRECRLRAARRALAGPDRLADIAAMAGFADQSHLTRAFAARFGLSPGAYRKIVQNTSALPG
- a CDS encoding SPOR domain-containing protein — its product is MRRLITASVLLALGLAGCAADKSFEKEILGHPAPESPSDTGWSRTPPPPPPPAYAPPPPPPAPPPPAPAYAPPPPAYAPPPAAPASTYAPPVVAPAPAGPQAHTPKPFTPAPVAPETPAPAPQPAGAAVAAPEALSGSQAAPAPPAAPAGAPAAAGERALFTFQVGNFAHPEKAKELVASLESKGFGARMEPGKLNNKAFYRVYAVKEGSRAELEAELLAVGVTEPRLAEERPAGSAPAAKPSGKPAAKPAAAPAAPAASSAPAKSPVAPRAVEPAPGKVRYAPPVVEPAPPLPDGYVPPPKSAGS
- a CDS encoding Hpt domain-containing protein, coding for MKGMYPCGARRPDTGEEPGTGGEAFDPEAARRRMGVGRAAFGRLFECIWDEVTERRTLLDEAVWAGDLKQVALHAHTIKSAAATIGAVALSRAAAAVERAAGSGDRDGLAAGMDALHGAKETLCKLVGMG
- a CDS encoding L,D-transpeptidase, with amino-acid sequence MVVALVFGLVAALPCASVAGRPEAAGHKTVVTAMAAVPAVAGPAYVPVADGGGLDLYLATLAKSGEARYQPGLPDDQMAEFLASKNRYSIEVRLSQRTLYLYENLPDGTRHLARRYAVAVPGRDMEAPQGWGVVTGISFEPWWRPTPAMKERALKKGKQLPEVVKPGVKENPMGPFKIILSHGYGYRIHGNNNPGSIGRPVTSGCIRMQNDEGKDMAKLIDVGTEVVFLQ
- a CDS encoding nitroreductase family protein; the encoded protein is MEAIAPRIDAEACQGCGACVALCPSGVLAFAGGRLVARQTGCIGCGHCEAVCPAGAVTLPGDDWAASFSTIAPTGQIVPPGGFSPAMLVDLLRSRRSCRRYTGEAVPGPMLEDLVRAAVTAPSGTNSQAWTFTVLTSRAAVMSLGEAVAEFFRRVNALAARPYVRKGLALIGRRELADYYRDHYPSVAAALAEWDRDRTDRLFHGATAAVVIGSRPGASCPAEDALLAAQNMLLAAHTMGLGTCLIGYAVEALRHDRRVAAAIGLPKGEAVHAVVALGRPDVEFLRPTGRRRPLVRYKTA
- a CDS encoding C40 family peptidase, which encodes MTVRFFSVSWRSILWGTLLAALACPAAPAGARTIYGYEDSLGMLHTSSRKVNEFYKPLYEGNADHDAVMRALRQQDAMGGPPPRLPVAAMPADLGPIPERGERIMRLAEPYFGAPYRLGGDTASGIDCSGLTKAVFAKCGVDLPRQSRLQAGLGTPVGATELVPGDLLFFATDPNVGISHVGIYLGGGKMLHSSPRRGGVGVDRLAGTDYERWFVAARRLARAEPTLADGADRPSQTRRPAGRLN
- a CDS encoding two-component system sensor histidine kinase NtrB, translated to MPSVRQILVQNVIKALPVGLLVIGPKGDVMVASPSAGVLLGLSPDSLEGHGWRRLVRPEPANEQFNRNLAEAVESGRAFRHCLTDYLRPDGEPRRFSMTASCPEIGGKRVGVTLLIDDVTALYRSRERETAILREKNRLQYDMIESLNNLALSVAHQIRNPAAAIGGFALKLLREHKDRHLQTEYPDIIFQEARRLEELVGAVVRLASLPQPRLLAVNLSELAEEAAGRAEEAAVALHKRLECSRCLEEAEIVADRTLLAQALQEILLNAVEFSGHDTVRVTLSLTRREDGVVLRIVDDGPGVRRDLLPFVFDPFFTTKARGAGIGLTLARKAVLEHNGEIELRDAEGGGAMVVMRLFDTPEAGLCREAFYGPMGLDVRELKAKARELGLDVSGLTTIDAVRAVQQGEGFAPCFAWGVHDRCGQELCAFRRECVKTTRIGDSRSITYEGGE
- a CDS encoding DsbA family protein, producing the protein MRKWNSLTAAALLLASLARPALADDDVARMRTVLQEHPEIILDAIRQQGPAVLEIIENAARARQRTLERARFASELAKPLKPAMDPGRASLGPQNAPVTIVEYSDFLCHFCAQAAGTVQKLLERHPGEVRLVFKHFATGKNDVRAALYFEALNLQDPKKAWAFMEMAFSRQKDVAEKGEEALAAMAKELGADQKRLAEDLKRKDLADRIDSDVKEARNFGFEGTPVFLVNGAPVRGAVPLEALEEYVAIAKDPKAAAQTKTP
- a CDS encoding rhodanese-like domain-containing protein translates to MTRTPFPVWPLAACLLALLAACSRPPADDAGRKARVEKLFAEAQKDFPAAPGIAPEEAVALWRQGRLLPLDIRTPAERAVSALPGAVTEEAFRADPALAAGKVAVAYCTIGYRSGLFVQNLGPGHPSVANLAGGILGWLHAGGTLTDPAGRPTTRVHVYGRAWDLAPLAYTPVW
- a CDS encoding glycosyltransferase — protein: MYGACWVLSFAALAVLVRWWPGGWGRGRSTAGILAAGLVLRLLFVWAWPADSDVNRYIVEGVLQAAGGNPYLTAPGEPGLAERLPEAARPALPGVNHKELAAAYPPLAELYCRLVAALSPTPLGFKAAAGLADLAGCAVMALVLARRGLPASLLLLWAANPLALGMAAGEGHLDALVGLGVALGLLAFARGRHGLGSLCLGAAGMVKYPALVLIPFFLDGKNVGKLWPAFVPLALFGLYAEAGGQLFSSLAAFAGYLSHGGPVVALLQPLCGRGAPAVSLVVGGVVLAGVWLTVQDQRRGPLAAMAVVLACLPSAYPWYFLALVPLWLVRPDRSVWWLLAGQGLVTAPAWLRPAGLGGEGLALAAAWMPWAGLVVWGWYRPWVSGPGAGPLFGPVAGLSVVVPARNEAARLGACLASLAGAVAAGEIVSVVVADGGSADATVAVARAGGAKVVAAAGGRGGQIAAGVAACGGDAVLVLHADAVCREDVPGRIVRAFNAHPALAGGAVGMAFAGKGPGLAALVALNAWRARMTGISFGDQGQFFRRQALDGRGGFPDMALMEDVELALRLREAGETVLLGGGLAVSGRRWEGPGFGAKVVRVLRLFAGYLMARRLGWADPTGRAYYRRYYGRPPHQTGV